A single Syngnathoides biaculeatus isolate LvHL_M chromosome 18, ASM1980259v1, whole genome shotgun sequence DNA region contains:
- the LOC133492180 gene encoding golgin subfamily A member 6-like protein 22, protein MESKIKLQIRSCLSSLKPRRFREIYRVGERRHHAICIRDGWLEFYLTCVEEAQRRIFPVNSNNSLRDSKALGMSGKEANSLLIGSAREVKDRKTEETHLEGVGMGGNYDKEKEIDLEKNKVSGHKEEEKNHLFEIKSHSVEKEKWNHKEGGTDRVKETKGERNGDQGSSEDKENNNKYREKEKKNSDANEKKQGDLKEEEITGSNQEKGWEEDINWMKEEKVDDHVEEEKQSHHREEERRSNHKVYEKGKDQEIHWMEEEKMCIQEEQEEIKGKHEMEERNQEDQRNDQEEELDWLKEGEQEGKGRSGEDEEKSQQEEFEWVKEKGSDSEDVKKSKQKGDDREERIECRKDVNQSYYEEEKVDNQEEEEDQKESDQKEEKKNNREVEKKNEEDWLKEEKVINHIDQEEQENEKMADDEEEVKKSNQENKKNDKEEIDWVKDEKQSDHNEEEMKNDQEKDEKRSHQDKENNNQEEEEEVEIRSYNEEQGGDQEMQEEQESSYGEEEEMNEEQQQEELERGDHEEDKRADKEEEKVDDQDKEKRGNEEEEGRSYEEVGEKKDDQLEEMDWVKEEKESDFENEEKMNDQKEEEESGWMTGEKVSDHIEEEKMADQEEDQEKEGDSADQSKESREEEEKGSVCGEEKKDDEEEEKTNCNQEGVQQNDQEEETNELKEEKGSDFVEKIDDQEVQEKMRDYEGDEKKSNQDEGEKRGGQEEEEKKEGDHQDKMTNEQEEENKGSYNNLKPNDKKQEMDCVRGEEERDYGDLEKMGGMEEEKGQYNHKEEKESKQEEQNRADQKEDEKKGDLEQEGKIGNNVEVERENDQEEEEKCDTEEEKMSYNVEEEEVEEKDQDEEKAELEEEKMSYIVDEGEEKEKDQEKEEKAHQEMEEKMSYNVEEKGEKVKDKEGKKSNYSMDKERDQEEEEEKVELEEEMSCNVEENVKNDQEEEKVDLYEEKMNYEEEKNNDKEEENSCFVKEPEKEKAEKDEEEKECDEEEERTKQEEKVSDRHEQEEMSNKEEKENINYYEDEEEERKKNSDPEENGPEEKKDKEKEVDPKKEESNEAGEAGEAEEESSKEEASDQEEEEGSDDEEEEKESDNEKESDQDDKEEEDSDDDDEEDDEEEDTDNEEEDTDQGEDDDDDDDDESDSEDESDSGQESGSEEEDSNHEEKKDGDQEKEKEEDTDKEGKERASGAQEEEEEEAMDVDESYVQEEVERQSDTKAMGDHDKENVLEEDVPEGRWNEAVRRLWVERWIRARRENGRRWVVMRGRRYRAMRRRWMTTRRRKKAKRSLVAMRRRLTRVMESPRVSEAGGGEWPGGEPGN, encoded by the coding sequence AAAAACAGAAGAGACACATCTGGAAGGGGTTGGAATGGGAGGGAATTATGATAAGGAGAAAGAAATCGACCTTGAGAAGAACAAGGTGAGTGGTCataaagaggaggagaaaaatcACCTATTCGAGATAAAAAGTCACAGTGTGGAAAAGGAGAAATGGAATCACAAAGAAGGAGGGACTGACAGGGTGAAGGAGACGAAAGGGGAAAGAAATGGTGACCAGGGGAGTAGTGAAGAcaaggaaaacaacaataaataccgggagaaagagaagaaaaacagtGATGCTAATGAGAAGAAACAGGGTGACCTGAAAGAGGAGGAAATAACGGGTTCCAATCAGGAGAAAGGGTGGGAAGAAGATATTAACTGGATGAAGGAAGAGAAAGTCGATGATCATGTTGAGGAGGAGAAACAGAGCCATCAcagagaggaggagaggaggagcaACCACAAGGTATACGAGAAAGGAAAAGACCAAGAGATTCActggatggaggaggagaaaatgtGTATCCAGGAGGAGCAAGAGGAGATAAAGGGTAAGCATGAAATGGAAGAGAGAAACCAAGAGGACCAAAGGAATGACCAAGAGGAGGAGTTGGACTGGTTGAAGGAGGGAGAGCAGGAGGGAAAGGGGAGGAGTGGTGAAGATGAAGAAAAGAGCCAACAGGAAGAGTTTGAGTGGGTGAAGGAGAAAGGGAGCGATAGCGAAGATGTCAAAAAGAGCAAACAGAAGGGGGATGACCGAGAGGAGAGGATCGAGTGTAGGAAGGACGTAAACCAAAGTTATTATGAGGAGGAGAAAGTTGATAaccaagaagaggaggaggaccaGAAAGAGAGTGAtcaaaaggaggagaaaaagaacaaccgtgaagtggagaaaaagaatGAGGAAGATTGGTTAAAGGAAGAGAAAGTCATTAATCATATTGACCAAGAGGAGCAAGAGAATGAGAAAATGgctgatgatgaagaggaggtgAAAAAAAGCAATCAGGAGAACAAAAAGAATGATAAAGAGGAGATTGACTGGGTGAAAGATGAGAAACAGAGTGATCATAATGAGGAGGAGATGAAGAATGACCAGGAAAAGGATGAGAAGCGTAGTCACCAAGACAAGGAGAACAACaaccaggaggaggaggaggaggttgaaATAAGGAGTTATAATGAGGAGCAAGGGGGAGACCAGGAAATGCAGGAGGAGCAAGAGAGTAGTTacggagaggaagaggagatgaatgaagagcagcagcaggaggagtTGGAGAGGGGGGATCATGAAGAGGATAAAAGGGCTgacaaggaggaggagaaagtggATGATCAGGATAAGGAGAAAAGGGgcaacgaggaggaggagggcaggAGTTATGAGGAGGTGGGGGAGAAAAAGGATGACCAGCTAGAGGAGATGGACTGGGTCAAGGAGGAGAAAGAAAgtgattttgaaaatgaagaaaaaatgaatgaccagaaggaggaggaggagagtggCTGGATGACGGGGGAGAAAGTGAGTGATCATATTGAAGAGGAGAAAATGGCTGATCAGGAAGAAGACCAGGAGAAGGAGGGTGATTCTGCAGACCAGAGCAAAGAGAGtagagaagaggaggagaaagggaGTGTTTGTGGTGAAGAGAAAAAGGAtgacgaggaggaagagaaaaCGAATTGCAATCAGGAGGGGGTGCAACAGAATGACCAAGAGGAGGAGACTAACGAGTTGAAGGAGGAGAAAGGGAGTGATTTTGTTGAGAAAATTGATGACCAGGAGGTCCAGGAGAAAATGAGAGATTATGAAGGTGATGAGAAAAAGAGCAACCAGGATGAAGGGGAGAAGCGAGGCGgccaagaggaagaggagaaaaaagAGGGTGATCATCAAGATAAGATGACGaatgagcaggaggaggagaacaAGGGGAGTTACAATAACTTGAAACCAAATGACAAAAAGCAGGAGATGGACTGCGTGAGGGGGGAGGAAGAGAGGGATTATGGTGATTTGGAAAAAATGGGTGGTATGGAAGAGGAGAAGGGACAGTATAATCATAAAGAGGAGAAAGAGAGCAAGCAGGAAGAGCAGAACAGGGCTGACCAGAAGGAAGATGAGAAGAAAGGTGATCTGGAGCAAGAGGGGAAAATTGGGAACAATGTTGAAGTGGAGCGGGAAAATGaccaagaagaggaggaaaaatgtgaCACTGAGGAGGAGAAAATGAGTTACAatgtggaggaagaggaggtggaggagaagGATCAAGACGAGGAAAAGGCTGAactggaggaggagaaaatgaGTTACATTGTGGACGAGGGagaggagaaggaaaaggatcaagaaaaggaggaaaaagcTCACCAGGAGATGGAGGAGAAAATGAGTTACAATGTGGAGGAGAAGGGGGAGAAGGTAAAGGATAAAGAGGGGAAGAAAAGTAATTACAGCATGGACAAGGAGAGGGaccaagaagaggaggaggaaaaagttGAACTGGAGGAGGAGATGAGTTGCAATGTGGAGGAGAATGTGAAAAAtgaccaagaagaagaaaaagttgacCTATATGAGGAGAAAATGAATTACGAGGAAGAGAAAAACAATGATAAAGAGGAGGAGAACAGTTGTTTTGTGAAGGAGCCTGAGAAGGAGAAGGCAGAGAAAgatgaggaggaaaaagagtgtgACGAGGAGGAAGAAAGGACAAAGCAGGAGGAGAAAGTGAGTGACCGTCATGAGCAGGAGGAAATGAGCAACAAGGAAGAAAAGGAGAACATAAATTACTAtgaggacgaggaagaggagaggaagaaaaacagtGACCCTGAGGAGAATGGCccggaggagaagaaggacaaGGAGAAAGAGGTTGACCCAAAGAAGGAGGAAAGCAATGAGGCAGGGGAGGCGGGAGAAgcagaggaagagagcagcAAAGAAGAGGCCAGcgaccaggaggaggaggaagggagcgacgatgaggaggaggagaaagaaagCGACAACGAGAAGGAGAGCGACCAAGatgacaaagaggaggaggacagcgatgacgatgacgaggaggacgacgaaGAGGAAGACACGGACAACGAGGAGGAGGACACTGACCAAGGggaggacgacgacgatgatgacgacgacgagagCGACAGTGAGGATGAAAGTGACAGCGGGCAGGAAAGCGGCAGCGAGGAGGAGGACAGCAACCACGAGGAGAAGAAAGATGGCGACCAAgagaaggaaaaggaggaggacaCGGACAAAGAGGGAAAGGAGAGGGCCAGTGGAGcgcaagaagaggaggaggaggaggcgatggaTGTGGACGAAAGTTATgttcaggaggaggtggaacGACAGAGTGACACCAAGGCAATGGGCGACCACGACAAGGAGAACGTCCTCGAGGAGGATGTGCCGGAGGGTCGCTGGAACGAAGCGGTGAGGAGGCTCTGGGTGGAAAGATGGATAAGGGCGAGGAGGGAGAACGGGAGGCGCTGGGTGGTCATGAGGGGGAGGAGGTACAGAGCGATGAGGAGGCGCTGGATGACCaccaggaggaggaaaaaagcaaAGAGGAGTTTGGTCGCAATGAGGAGGAGGCTCACTCGAGTGATGGAGAGCCCACGGGTCAGTGAGGCAGGAGGAGGAGAGTGGCCAGGAGGAGAACCAGGGAACTAA